AGCCCTAGTCAGCTGCATCCGCAGCTCAATTTTCTGCTACTGGAAACCAGCGCCCTCGACCAGCCGCTTTTCAACCGCCTGCGCGCCGATGCTACGGTAGTAGTAGTGCTCGAAACCACCAACGCCCACGCCATGCCCGACCTGCGCCGGGCCTTTTTCGACCTCATCGAGCAGCAGATAACATGCCCGGTAATCATTTGCCGCTGCTACCCGCTGCAAGCCCCCGCCCAAACCCAGCTCGACGCGGCCACCGATGCCGGCGGCCTGCTCATCGATGGCCTAGGCGATGGCCTGGCCCTGGGCGCCCGCTTTCTGCCCAGCAGCCTGCCCCAGGCCGAGTGGCTCGACGAGCTCACTAACCTCAACCAGCTGGCTTTCGGCATCTTGCAGGCCGCCCGCACCCGCATGAGCAAGACTGAGTACATCAGCTGCCCCAGCTGCGGCCGCACGCTCTTCGACTTGCAGGAAACCACGGCCATGATTCGGCAGCGCACCGACCACCTCAAGGGCATCAAAATCGGCATCATGGGCTGCATCGTGAATGGCCCCGGCGAAATGGCCGACGCCGACTACGGCTACGTGGGCGTGGGCAAAGGCAAAATCGCCCTTTACCGCGGCCAGGAAGTCATCAAAAAAGCCGTGCCCGAAGAGCGCGCTGTCGACGAGCTGATTGAACTGATGCGCGAGGACGGCAAGTGGATTGAAAAGGAAGTGGTGGACGAGCCAGTGGGAGTGTAGTGCGTCGGTTCAGCAGCTATTGAAATTGTCTGACGGAATACTAGTTGAGCTTATATTATTAAATGCTGCCCGGACCCGATAACGGCTTCTTATTCATATTATTCATCAGTCTTGGTATAAATACACAAGTGGTGTTCATGTGCAAGCGCGAGTGGCTAGCATCAAAATACTTGATAATGCGCTTGCTGTTTTTTGATACATTATTGTTTCTTGTGGCAATGTTGCTTTCGCTTGCAGAATTTAATACTCTTGATGATTACTATTTAATTTTGAAACTCCCTCTGCTTTCTCTTATAATGTACAAGGGCATGGAGGCGTTATTCATAAAGTTGTTTGGGTACAGACCAAGAGACACTTGGCATACTCGTGATTGGGCACTGATGAAGGATGGATTCTTCAACATCCTTTTCTTTTCCCTAGGAACTATAGTGCCGGTAATATTAATTTTTGCCCAGGCCTTATGACCCCTGCAATATGAAGACTGTTTAGGAGGTCTGAAAATTAACGACTCAAAAATAACTCCTTAAACCGCGCCAGTTCTTCTATTTCCCGCCGCACATAAGCGTTGAAAAACGACTCGCCAACTTGCCTTTTTAACACCGAAATACCAGTATCAATTAGCCGCAGGCCCTTTGTTGTGAGCAATACATTGTCAAAGCGCTCGCCGGGCAGGTTGGATGGACGCTGTAGGTCGTGATGCACAAAGCCGGCCGCGTGAAGCGTTTGTAGCTCTTCGCTGAAAACGTCGAACCAGCTTTCGCGCATCTCTACTTCGTAGGCCCGAAAATCAATGGGATAGATACGCTCCATTACCAGCATTTCAGCGCCCAGCGCCTCGTTTATTTCCAGGCGGTTGAATTTTACTACCAAGCCATTTACTTCATTGGCAAAGCGCATTTTTTCGGCCTCGGAGCCAATGTCGGAGCGCGTGTCTTCGCTGAATATTTTACCAACTTCGGTTTCCGAAAGGGCAATAACAGCGTTGTTGGCACCGCGCGAAAGCTGCCGGGGGTAGCGTTTGGGTTCCATAGAGGCTAGCGGCATTTTTCCTTGCGCCGCGTGTCGATGATGTGCGCGATTTTCCAGCCGCCGGCTAGCTTCACCAATTGAAAGGAGTCGTAGCCACAGTGGCTGAAAGTGCTGCCTAGGTAAAACTCGTAGGGTGCCCACACGCTGGCCAGATTGGCATCGATGAGCACCCGCTCGAACTGCACGCGCTCGTCCCACACTGCCGGATGGGGCGTACCCACGGCTTTCAGAAAGCCGCTGATGCTCTCCGTTTCGAGGGTAGTGGGCTGGCCGGGCTTGGTGCCCAGCCCGTGAAAAACTGCGCCTGGAGCTAAGGTGCTGCGCACCAGCGTACTATCGCCGCGCCGCATGCCGTCAAAAAAAGTGGTGACGACTCGCTGCACGGCCTGTGTTTCGGGAGCAGCTTTTTGGGCAATGGCGGGGCTGGCACCGGCGGCCAGCAGCAGGCAGAGCAGGGTGGGGCAGGGGCGCATGGGCGGCTGAGTAAGGCAGAAAGGCTACTAGCCCGCAAGTTGCGCCCAAAAGCTGGTTGGGGCGGGGCGTAGCTTTACGGACGCATGCATGCTTCTGCTGTTTCTTCCGCCCTGGCCGGCCACCTGGCGGCAACTGGTTACGCTGTCCGGCCCGCGCTCTACACCGAGGCCGAGCTGGCGGCGCTACTCGCCTGCATTGAAAGCGCGCCCGCCGCTAGCCCCAATTTTCGCCGTAGCCAGGACGTATTTGCCATTCGCAACCTGCTGGGCGAGTTGCCCGCGCTGTGGCCGCTGCTCGATACGCCTGCGCTACGTGGGCTGCTGGCTGAGCTGTTTCCGGCAGGCTGCCACCTCACTAAGGCTATCTACTTCGACAAGCCGGCGGGCTCCAACTGGCTCGTGGCCTGGCACCAGGATTTGATGATAAACGTAGCCAGCCGCGCCGAGGTGCCCGGCTACGGCCCCTGGACCACCAAAGCCGGCTGGGTGGCCGTGCAGCCCCCGGCGGCCGTGCTCGAAAACACCGTCACCGTTCGCCTGCACCTCGATGACTGCGACGCCACCAACGGAGCCCTCAAAGTGGTGCCCGGCTCGCACCGCTACGGCGTAGTACCCGCCGAAGACATTGCTGCTCAAACTGCTACGGCCGTAGGGTGCCCCGTGCCCGCCGGCGGAGCCATGCTTATGAAGCCACTGCTACTCCACGCCTCGCACCGCAGCACCAGCGCCCGGCCGCGCCGGGTCATTCACCTCGAGTTTTCGGCCGAAGAGCTGCCAGCCTGGCTAGCCTGGCGCGAGCGGCGGGCCGTGGCTAGCCAGTAGTCCGCCGGCATTGGCCTAGTCCTGAGGGGCTTCCTCCTCATGGGGCTTCAGAATGCGCGGTATTTCGGCCACGGGCTCGGGGCGCCGCTCTTCGGGCACGGCGCGGCCTTGCAGGGCGAGCTGGTGGCGGGCTTCGTCAAACTCGCCTTCGCTTTTGGCAATAACCAGCGTGGCCACGCCATTGCCGATAACGTTGGTAATGGCTCGCGCCTCGCTCATAAATCTATCGACCCCGAGCAGCAGCGCCACGCTCTCGACCGGAATGGTTTTGGTGGCGGCTAGGGTCGAGGCCAGCACAATAAAGCCCGAGCCCGTGACGCCCGCCGCGCCCTTGCTCGTGACCACCAGAATGGCAATGAGCGAGAGCTGCTGCGTGAGCGACAGCGGAATGTTAAACGCCTGGGCCAGAAAGATAACTGCGATGGAAAGGTAGATAGACGTGCCGTCCAGATTAAACGAATAGCCAGTAGGAATAACCAGGCCCGCCACCGAGCGCGAGCAGCCGTAGCGCTCCAGCTTGTCAATCATGCGCGGCAGCGCCGACTCGGACGACGAGGTGCCGAGCACCAGCAAAATCTCTTCCTTTATAAAACTCAGATACGGCCCTAGGCGCAGCTTATAAGCGCGCAAAATGAGGTTCAGGACCACGAAAATGAATAAAAACATGGTCAGGTATACCACCAGCATGAGCTTGCCCAGCGGCAATAGCGTGGCTAGCCCATACTTGCCGATGGTGAAGGCCATACCGCCAAATGCCCCGAGGGGCGCGAGCTTCATCACCAAGCCCAGCACCCCAAACATAGCGTGCGACAGCCGGTCGAAGGTCTTAACCAGCGGCTGGGCGGGCTCGCCCAACCGGTTGAGCGCCAGCCCGAAGAGCACTGCAAACAGTAGCACTTGCAGAATGTCGCCCTTGGCGAAGGCGCCCACCACATTGTCGGGCACAATGTGCGTGAAGAACTCGACCCAGTTTAGCTCGCCGGCCTGAGTGGTGTACTTGGCCGCCTCGGTCGTTTTTTGGCTGTCTTGCAGCACGGCCTGGGCGGTGGCCTGCACGCCGGCGCCCGGCTGCGTCAGGTTGGCCGCCGCAATGCCGATAGCCAGGGCTAGCGTCGTCACTAGCTCGAAGTAGAGCAGCGCCTTACCACCCACGCGCCCCACTTTACCCAGGCTGCCCATGCCCGCAATGCCCAGCACCACCGTCAGGAAAATGATGGGCGCAATCAGCATCTTGATGAGGCTGATAAACGTGTCGGCCAGCGGCTTAAGCGCTGCCCCGAAGGCCGGAAACAGCCTACCCACCAGCACGCCCAGCGCGATGGCCGTGAGCACCTGCACGGTGAGATTAGAAGAGATTCGTTTCATCAAGTGGAAAAGGACAGCAAGGTCGAATGGGGGCCGCAAAGCTATTGCTTGCACCCTAGCCCGGCCGATAAATCTGGATTTTCGACAATCTTTCTGGCGCGGCCGGTGTTACTTTGGCACACCCATTTTCGCCCCGACATGAACGGCAAAAACCTTTTCGATTTCGGCCCCGCGCTTGGCTATTTCTTCCGCAAGAACGACCCCGCGCGCAAAACCAATTTCAACCTGCGTACCATGCACTTCATTAATAAGCTGAGCATGGCCATGTTTCTGGTCGGCCTGTGCGTGCTGCTGTACCGCTGGTTTCTGCGCTAGGCTACTGCTAAAATGAACATCGAAGACTACCGCGACTTCTGCCTGAGCCTGCCCGGCACTACTGAGGAAACGCCCTTCGGCCCCGATACGTTGGTGTTTAAGGTGGGCGGTAAGATATTCGCCCTCACCAGCTTGCAGACGTTTGAAAGCTTCAATGTGAAGTGCGAGCCCGAGCGGGCCGTGGAGTTGCGCGAGCGCTATGACTACGTGCGGCCCGGCTTTCACATGAATAAAAAGCACTGGAATACGGTGCTCGTGGGCACCGGCGCTACCGATGCGCAGTTGCGCGAGTGGCTCACCGAATCGTACCAGCTCATTGTGGCGGCCCTGCCCAAGGCCGTGCGGGCCGAGCTACAGGAAGCCGCCGAGTAACCCCCTAGCCCCATGCAGATTAGCAGCCGATTTTCCGTAGCCGTGCACGTGCTCACGCTGCTGGCCGTGACGCCCGCCGGCGAGCTGCTGACCTCCGACCGCATGGCGGGCAGCGTCAATACCAACCCGGTGGTAATCAGGCGCATCTTGGGGCAGCTCAAAAAAGCGGGGCTAGTGGAAGTGCGCGCGGCCGTGGGCGGCACCCACCTGCGACGCGCCGCCGCCGATATTACGCTGCTCGATGTGTACCGGGCCGTGGAGGTGGTGGAGGGCGACCTCTTTAGCGTGCACGACAAGCCCAACCCCAAATGCCCGGTGGGCCGCAACATTCAGGCGGCCCTCGAAGACACCCTGCACCGCGCCCAGGCCGCGCTCGAGCAGCAGTTGGCCGGCGTGAGCGTGGCCCAGATGGCGGCCGGCATGGGCAAGCCGGTGGGCTAGCCCTCTTTTTTTACGGCTTATTGTAACAGTATTGGTTACAATTTAGTTAAAGCTTCATACCTTTGCCGCAGCGGCGCCTGAGTCAGCGCATACTATTGTCTCAGGTGCTTAACCTTTAGATTATTACCTATGAAAATCGCCCTTCTCGGAGCCACCGGTTTTGTCGGTTCGCGGCTGCTGCGCGAAGCCCTCACGCGCGGCCACCAGGTAACGGCCATTGTGCGCGACCCGGCCAAGCTCACCGAAACCAGCGACCTGCTGACCGTGGTAACCGGCGACGTAAACCACCCCGAGCAGCTAGCCCAGCAGCTGGCGGGCCACGATGTGGTGCTTAACGCCTTCAGCGCGGGCTGGACTAATCCCAACCTCTACGACGATTTCCTGGCCGGCTCGCGGGCTATCGAGCAGGCGACGGTGGCGGCCGGCGTGCCGCGCCTGTTTGCCATCGGCGGGGCCGGTAGTCTATTCATCAATGGTCAGCAACTGGTAGATGGCCCCGAGTTTCCGGCCAACATCAAGCCCGGTGCGCTAGCCGCCCGCGACTACCTCAACGAGCTGAAGCATAACACCCAGCTCGACTGGACCTTCTTCAGTCCCGCCATCGAGATGCACCCCGGCATCGACACCGGCCGCACCGGCCACTACCGCCTGGGCACCGAAAGCCCGGTGTTCAACGCCGAGGGCCGCAGTATTCTTTCGGGCGAGGACCTGGCCGTGGCCGTGCTCGATGAGCTGGAGAAGCCTCAGTTTAGCCGCCAGCGCTTTACGGCCGCTTACTAACTTCTTGGACTCTAAGTAACCAAGAAGGCCAGAGCCCACTACTTGGGTTCTGGCCTTCTTGATTATTGAAACTCCTTTGGTATTCCGCTAGCATCGTAATAAAATGTTTAATTGTAAAATAATGCAATGATTATTATTTTATTTAATTGATAAGCAATGTGTTAAAAATTTAAAAGAAATTTTTATGGTGTAGTAATCGTGAACTATGAGAGCTGGTGTACAATTTTAATAAATTTTATCCTTCTTCTCATTCCATGAAAACTCACTTACAGTACTTTTTAAGTTGCCTGTGCTTTTTGGCGTGGACTGCTAACGCGCCGCTTCGAGCGCAGAA
The genomic region above belongs to Hymenobacter sp. BRD128 and contains:
- a CDS encoding nuclear transport factor 2 family protein gives rise to the protein MRPCPTLLCLLLAAGASPAIAQKAAPETQAVQRVVTTFFDGMRRGDSTLVRSTLAPGAVFHGLGTKPGQPTTLETESISGFLKAVGTPHPAVWDERVQFERVLIDANLASVWAPYEFYLGSTFSHCGYDSFQLVKLAGGWKIAHIIDTRRKEKCR
- a CDS encoding phytanoyl-CoA dioxygenase family protein, with the protein product MHASAVSSALAGHLAATGYAVRPALYTEAELAALLACIESAPAASPNFRRSQDVFAIRNLLGELPALWPLLDTPALRGLLAELFPAGCHLTKAIYFDKPAGSNWLVAWHQDLMINVASRAEVPGYGPWTTKAGWVAVQPPAAVLENTVTVRLHLDDCDATNGALKVVPGSHRYGVVPAEDIAAQTATAVGCPVPAGGAMLMKPLLLHASHRSTSARPRRVIHLEFSAEELPAWLAWRERRAVASQ
- a CDS encoding dicarboxylate/amino acid:cation symporter, whose product is MKRISSNLTVQVLTAIALGVLVGRLFPAFGAALKPLADTFISLIKMLIAPIIFLTVVLGIAGMGSLGKVGRVGGKALLYFELVTTLALAIGIAAANLTQPGAGVQATAQAVLQDSQKTTEAAKYTTQAGELNWVEFFTHIVPDNVVGAFAKGDILQVLLFAVLFGLALNRLGEPAQPLVKTFDRLSHAMFGVLGLVMKLAPLGAFGGMAFTIGKYGLATLLPLGKLMLVVYLTMFLFIFVVLNLILRAYKLRLGPYLSFIKEEILLVLGTSSSESALPRMIDKLERYGCSRSVAGLVIPTGYSFNLDGTSIYLSIAVIFLAQAFNIPLSLTQQLSLIAILVVTSKGAAGVTGSGFIVLASTLAATKTIPVESVALLLGVDRFMSEARAITNVIGNGVATLVIAKSEGEFDEARHQLALQGRAVPEERRPEPVAEIPRILKPHEEEAPQD
- a CDS encoding DUF6728 family protein; this encodes MEKDSKVEWGPQSYCLHPSPADKSGFSTIFLARPVLLWHTHFRPDMNGKNLFDFGPALGYFFRKNDPARKTNFNLRTMHFINKLSMAMFLVGLCVLLYRWFLR
- a CDS encoding MmcQ/YjbR family DNA-binding protein — encoded protein: MNIEDYRDFCLSLPGTTEETPFGPDTLVFKVGGKIFALTSLQTFESFNVKCEPERAVELRERYDYVRPGFHMNKKHWNTVLVGTGATDAQLREWLTESYQLIVAALPKAVRAELQEAAE
- a CDS encoding Rrf2 family transcriptional regulator, with amino-acid sequence MQISSRFSVAVHVLTLLAVTPAGELLTSDRMAGSVNTNPVVIRRILGQLKKAGLVEVRAAVGGTHLRRAAADITLLDVYRAVEVVEGDLFSVHDKPNPKCPVGRNIQAALEDTLHRAQAALEQQLAGVSVAQMAAGMGKPVG
- a CDS encoding NAD(P)-dependent oxidoreductase: MKIALLGATGFVGSRLLREALTRGHQVTAIVRDPAKLTETSDLLTVVTGDVNHPEQLAQQLAGHDVVLNAFSAGWTNPNLYDDFLAGSRAIEQATVAAGVPRLFAIGGAGSLFINGQQLVDGPEFPANIKPGALAARDYLNELKHNTQLDWTFFSPAIEMHPGIDTGRTGHYRLGTESPVFNAEGRSILSGEDLAVAVLDELEKPQFSRQRFTAAY